The nucleotide sequence TATAATACTACGCTCAAGTGCTTCATTCAATTCTCCTGATGAATTAAAAGTACGTAACCTTAAATCAAATCTTACATATAAAGGATTATCATTGTCCAGATTGTAGAAAAGGGTATTATTAGAATACGGGGCATTGAGCCCTATAGGCTTTGCTTTTGGGACTTTGTATACAGTTCCATTATTATTATATTCGTTAATAGCAAGCTCTAATCCCTTTACTTCATCAGGCTTGAGATCCGACTTCACATAATAATATTCCGCATGAATTACAAATGGAGATTCCTTTGTTCCATTACCCGTAACTTCTCCATCCATGCCTGTCGAATCTACAAACTTAATTGGGTTACCCAAGGTGTAAGTATAAGTGCTTGTCCTTGTGTTTTTTTCTTGCATTGGATCCACTCCATACCACAGACTGGTAACAGGGTTCATGTACCTTGCACCGTAATAGTACAAACCTGTCTCTTCATCAAACTGTTTGCCATTGAACTTATATGGTAGTTCTTCACTGCTGCTATGCTCGTCAACTAATAGCTCCCCATACGGTAAGTAAGCATCATACTGTGTGATGTTGGCTTTATCATCTGTGATGTAAGACGTTGAGCCGAGGTGGTCACTGTGATAGAAGAAGGTCTCTTCACGTGTGGTATCATTAGGAATGTAGCCATAACCAGCCTGCGGGTCATCAGGGTTGCTTGGATCATTCCAGCTTACAGGTGGACCGGGGTTAGTATTCGGTGTGGTGTTGGGGCGTGGAGTTTGAATCCACCCCTGTGGCACATCGTGGTTACCGAGTGTGTCAATGATAGAGTTATACCCTCGTTTTGTATTCTCGGGGTCACCATACGCACCCTTCATTGTAGGTACACCAGGGGCAATGCCCTGCTGCTTATAGTATGCTTCCTTCTGACGTTGTATTTGGTTCATACGTTCAGCATAATCCTGCTGACCAGCAGTAACGTATGAGCCGTTACGTCCATAGACGTTATTGAACAAGCCTGTTCCTAGCCTTGAAGCAGCTCGTTTGTCACCAAGGAAGTAATGCTTCGTGAAGCGGTTCTTGTTGACAGAGAGGATACTTGCAGGATAAAGTGTGAAGTTGTCCGTCTCGTGGAAAGTAATACCCTGCGGTGCTCCATTGATATACACACCCTCCATCGTACCGTAACTCTTCATGATGCGTTCGCCAGCAGCGTTATAAGTATAGCGTGAGGTTTTGCCATTATCGCTTAAGACCATCAGGCGGTTGTCCTCGTCCCAGTACATCTCACGGGTCGTGTTGGTTGAGTCGTTCGTTACCAGCGTTGGATTACCGTTGGCATCGTAGGTGTAATGGTCATGACCAATCTGCGTTGGAGCCGTCGGGTGGTTGCTGTCCTCATACTTATAAGCAAAGTTATAAGACTTGGCGGTTGTTGTTGAGTCCACTTTCTGTACCTTAGTGAGCGGTTCACTCATCCGTCCGAACGACATCACCATATCATACGATGCACGCTTTGCCTTACCGTTTGCGTGGACAAGGCGGTTCAGTTCATCATACTCATACGTATGCGAACTCCTTCCTCCTAACTTCGCCTTGTTGAGTTTCGTCAGCGACGTTGGGTTGGCAGCATTCGTAATACCGAGGATATTATCCACAGCATCATAGCGATACTTGTTTTCCATCACAGTCTGACCATCCGCTGTAAGGTTCATCACCTGCAGACGTTCACGCTGCTTGTCGTAGGTATAGGTTGTCTCCGTGCCATTACCAAGTTTCGTATAGACCGTATGACCCTCCTTGTCGTAACCTATCCTGTCAACTATAACGCTCTGACGTCCCTGTTTATTGCTCGTAAGACACTCAACCTGTCCGGCAGCATTGTAGTGATAAGTTACCACTTCACCGTCAGGATAAGTCATTGTCTGTACACGATTCCAGCTGTCATAGGTAGCACCATAGACATAAGTCCTAATATCTGCTACGC is from Prevotella melaninogenica and encodes:
- a CDS encoding RHS repeat-associated core domain-containing protein, which encodes MVMSFGRMSEPLTKVQKVDSTTTAKSYNFAYKYEDSNHPTAPTQIGHDHYTYDANGNPTLVTNDSTNTTREMYWDEDNRLMVLSDNGKTSRYTYNAAGERIMKSYGTMEGVYINGAPQGITFHETDNFTLYPASILSVNKNRFTKHYFLGDKRAASRLGTGLFNNVYGRNGSYVTAGQQDYAERMNQIQRQKEAYYKQQGIAPGVPTMKGAYGDPENTKRGYNSIIDTLGNHDVPQGWIQTPRPNTTPNTNPGPPVSWNDPSNPDDPQAGYGYIPNDTTREETFFYHSDHLGSTSYITDDKANITQYDAYLPYGELLVDEHSSSEELPYKFNGKQFDEETGLYYYGARYMNPVTSLWYGVDPMQEKNTRTSTYTYTLGNPIKFVDSTGMDGEVTGNGTKESPFVIHAEYYYVKSDLKPDEVKGLELAINEYNNNGTVYKVPKAKPIGLNAPYSNNTLFYNLDNDNPLYVRFDLRLRTFNSSGELNEALERSIIGKDINNMDVRFGNKIKIGMSEVTSGNIPLGSDGSYPWCIELYRNGIENLLSHSGYSKDIYRALFVHEIGHNLGLIHPETNFRAGYSDVFYTQIMSQALPNFANTQFKMQNGFSLFDNNPHVDTGGIALMLSRIGRDRGTRVGLIMPKE